Within the Candidatus Zixiibacteriota bacterium genome, the region GTTTGCCGCAGATTACGATTATATTAATTTCCCCCGCTGCGATTTCTGCATTTTCACCCGGACAATCCTCTAAAGTAGAGTAAAAGGACTTCGGCGGCGCTTATCGACCCGGGCCTGACCGCGTAAGTCCTTTAACGCCAAAATACGCCGTCGGTTTCAAAAATCAAGCGGTTTTTCCCGCACTCCGTTTCCCGCTGAAACCCAAGTTGCGGTCAAATAAAAACTTGCACCTACGGCGGCATAACGCCCCGCCCGACGCTCTTCTTTTTTAAAGTAGCGCCGGCGGCGTAAACAGTCTATCTTTCACAACTGTATGAGCATGGAGTTATTGGGACCCAATCCCGGACGGCACATCCCCGTCTTCTTTTTGATGGCCATTGCTGTCGGGGCCGCCCTGCTGTCTTTGCCGGTGAGTTGTCAGGATGGTCGCCTTGCAATAGTCGACGCCGTCTTCACCGCAACATCGGCGGTCTGCATCACCGGACTGATAGTCGTTGACACCGCTCACGACCTTTCCCGCTTCGGGCAAATCGTTGTCCTTGTCCTGATACAGGTTGGGGGGCTCGGCTTTATGACTCTCACCTCAGTCGTCCTGTTCTCTCTTGGAACAAGGCTTACCTTTCGTGAAAAGCTCAGCGTCGACCAAAGTCTCAATATCGGCATAAGCGGCGATATCGCCGGCCTCATTAAGGCGGTGGTAATGACCACTTTTTTATTTGAACTCTGTGGCGCGGTGGCGCTGCTTTTTAGGTTCTGGGGGGAGTTTAGCTTCGGCGAGGCCTGTTTCCATGCCGTCTTTCATTCCGTGTCGGCTTTTTGTAATGCCGGTTTCTCCACGTTCAGCAACAGCCTGGAAAACTATCGCTTTGATAATGTCACGATTCTGATCTTTTCCGCCCTGATCATTTTCGGAGGGCTGGGCTTCGTCGTCATAAGCGATATATTCAACCGCTTCCGCAATAGAAACCGCCCTCTTACTTTACACTCAAAACTCTGCCTGACAATGACGGCCATATTGCTGGTCGCCGGTACCATAGCGTTTCTGGTGGCCGAAAATAAGAATTTCTTTCAGGGAGCGCCGACGATCAGCAACCTGTCCAACGCCTTTTTTCAAGCGGTGACCTCTCGCACGGCCGGCTTCAACACCATCCCGCAAGCCAGCCTTGCCGAGATCAGCATCCTGATAACCATGATACTCATGTTCATCGGCGCCTGTCCCGGCTCAACGGCAGGAGGGATCAAGACCACCACTTTTGCCATCATAGCCATCATGGTGTACCGGCGATTCACCGGATACAAAAACGTCTCGGTTTTCAAACGGACAATAAGCAACGATTCTGTCTCTCGCGCGCTGACAGTCTTTATCCTGGCGATAATAGTAATCTTGGTCGTCTTTGTAACGTTCATGTACTCGGAACAAACACCGGCTTCACATAAATTGAGCCACGGCTGGTTTGTGGAAAATCTGTTCGAGGTGATATCCGCGTTTGGGACGGTCGGCCTGTCCATGGGCGTCACACCCCACCTTCACGATATCGGCAAACTGCTGATCGTGGTTACGATGTTCATTGGCAGGGTGGGACTTCTCACGCTGGCGTTCGCTCTCGCGCGCCCCAGCCAGCGGGGAGAAGTAATCTATCGCGAAGAAGAAGTTATGGTCGGATAATAGAGAGGTAACGATATGAAAAGATTCATAGTGATTGGCATGGGTAATTTCGGCTCCACTGTCGCCGAGGAACTTCTCAACCTCGACTGTGAGGTTACCGCTATAGACAGTGATAAGTCCAGAGTGCAGGCTCTCCATGAACATCCCAGACTGATCGCGATACTGGCCGATGCTACCGATCGCAATTTCTTGGAAAAGCTCGACATACAAAACGCCGACAGCATCGTTATTTCAACCGGCCGAAATTCACACGCCTCCATCCTGATGGCGTTGCACCTGAGTGAACTGAAAGCGAAAGAAATTGTCGTCAAAGCCAATTCTCAGGAGCATGCCAAGATACTGCTTAAAGTGGGCGCTACCGAAGCAGTCATTCCGGAACGCCAGATGGCCGTCAAGGTCGCGCATTCGCTGGCACAACCGAATCTGGTTGATTATCTGCCGCTGGGCGAAGACTATCACATAGCCGAAATAATGGCTCCGGCCGAGTTTGCGAACAAAAACCTGGCCGAGCTTAGACTTCGCTCCCAGTACCAGGTACAGGTCATTGCCACGAAAAACAGCGTTACCAACAAGTTCAATTTCGTTATTGACGGCGACTACAAAATCAAGGCTACCGATATACTGGTCATTCTCGGAAAGCAAGAAGACATCAACAAGTTAAGGGCATAAAGACACACTCTCTCACAAGCCTTTCATAACCGGGCTCGTCCCGCCAATCCGCGGAAAAAGCGGGGCTTCTCAAAATTTCCCCATCGCTCCGGCCCGACATCAACGTACCACGTCTGCTATCGCACAACAATCAAAAACGCAGGAGAAAATATGATCAACCGCTTAATATTGCCGGTTGCCTTTCTGGCATTGGCGGCACTTATGCTGATGATCGCGTGCTCCGGGGAACCAAAACAGGTGGACGCCTACGGCATGCAAAATCAGATCGAAAGAGGCAAATACCTCGTCAATATCGGAGGCTGCAACGATTGCCACACTCCAAAGATATACACGGACAAGGGGCCTGTGCCCGACGAGTCGCGGCTTCTTGCCGGCCACCCGGCTAATGGTACGCTGCCCGATGTCCCGAACAACTTGATTACACCTGAAGGCTGGGCCGCCATCACTAACAGCGATTTCACCGCCTGGGTGGGTCCATGGGGAATAAGCTACGCCGCTAACTTGACGCCCGATGAAGTCACGGGAACCGGCGCCTGGCTGGAATCTTCATTTGTCGACGCCATGCGCAACGGTAAACACATGGGCACCGGCAGAGCCATTCTACCGCCGATGCCGTGGATGAACATCGGTCAACTCAGCGATGATGACCTCAGGGCTATTTTTGCCTACCTCCAATCGCTCAAGCCTATCAACAATATGGTGCCGCAGCCGGTAAGCGCCGAAAAACTGATGTCAGGCGCTCAGCCAAAGAGCACGATGTAACTTTGTGGGGGATCGAATATAAAAAGGTCCGGGTGTTTCTCTGCCGAAACACCCGGGATAAATATCAAGCTTCTTCTTCCACCGCGGATTTAGCGAGAGGCTCGTACTTCATGCCGAGCTTCTCTTTGACTTTCGACAGAACCTCCGCCGCCACCTGAGGGGTATCTTCGAGGAAACGCTTGGCGTTCTCGCGCCCCTGCCCCAAACGATCCGAACCATAGCTGAACCACGCTCCGGATTTGTCCACGATACCTTTATCAACGGCGACATCGAGAAGCTCACCGCTCGAAGAAACACCTTTGCCATAGATGATATCGAACTCGGTCTCCCTGAATGGAGGCGCCACTTTATTTTTCACAACCCTGACACGGGTTCTTGAACCGATAACCTCCTGATTGTCCTTAATCGAAGCTATCCGGCGAATATCCAACCGCACCGTCGAATAAAACTTTAGCGCATTACCACCTGTCGTAGTCTCCGGGTTGCCGAACATAACGCCGATCTTCATACGAATCTGATTGATAAAAACGACGGCCGTTTTCGATTTACTGATAATGGCCGTAAGCTTCCTCAAAGCCTGCGACATGAGTCGGGCCTGAAGACCCATGTGGCTGTCGCCCATGTCTCCTTCGATCTCGGACTTCGGCGTCAACGCCGCGACAGAATCCACGACGATAATATCCACCGCGCTCGAGCGAACCAGTGTCTCGGTAATTTCAAGGGCCTGCTCGCCCGTATCCGGTTGGGAAACGAGAAGATTGTCGATATCAACGCCGAGGGCTTTGGCATACGTGGCATCGAGGGCGTGCTCAGCATCTATAAAAGCCGCCACCCCGCCAAGCTTCTGAGCTTCCGCGATTATGTGAAGCGCCAAAGTTGTCTTACCCGATGATTCCGGACCGAAAATCTCCGTAACCCGTCCGCGAGGTATCCCGCCGACACCAAGAGCGTAGTCGAGCCCCAGCGATCCGGAAGGAATAACTTCGATCTCCAAAACCGTATTATCACCCAACCGCATGATAGAACCCTTGCCGAAAGAACGCTCAATTTGGGTCAGCGCGGCATCCAGCGCCTTCTTGCGGTCAGGAGCAGTTGCCAAAGAAGCCATATCTGCTCTGCCTTTCTTTATCTCTATTTTGTTTTTGCTCATGACACAACCTATGCGAGTTCAATTTCAAAATATATCACATTCTCCGCGAGAATAAAATAATTTATTGCCCTGACAGGGAGTGTCAGTCTAAATACAGGCTCCGCAGAAAATTCTACGATGTCACTGCCCTCACGCGACCCATATTTCCAGGCCGCCAAACTGGTCTAAGCGAAGGGAATCCACCGATCCGCCTCTATCATCTTGTCGCCAAAGTATGCACATATTTAGCCATTTGTGAACAGTCGGAGTCATCTTTTAATATAGACTGTCTGGCTCCGTTATCTCCGTTATCGGCGCGTAAGCCAATGGTTTTGCGCCACAACCAGTTACAAGCACTACCGTAAAATCCACGAAACCCGCAAATTAAGGCACACGAATTGCTACAATATACGTATGGTTTTTGGGACAGCTAGAGAGAACAATTTAGTTAACAGGAACAAAAAGCCTTCGAAGTCCCCCGGATTAACCGAATAGTATATCCGGCTTTGACGGCTCTTTATAACGCTAATGAGAAATAGCAAAATAATCTTAACAGTTGCGGTGGTTGTATTGGTCTTGGCCACCGCGTATCCGTCACAGGCTCTGGTGCTCGGTAATAATAGGCCGACGACAACACTTCCGAGCGGTTGGAATTGGACACCTGGCAGTTCATACGCGCCGTCTCCCGGCGGCAGTGTGAACCCCACCCTGTTCACTTCGCAGCGATTTTCGGGCGGCCACGAAGGCGAGTCCGAATTGAGCGGCTTCTTCCAACGCAGTCGCTCCTCCGAATATCATTACGACCGGCAGGAGTGCGAACTCGAAACAACCCCGACCCCTGAACCTGCCAGCCTGATTCTTTTCGCGGCTGGTCTTGCCGGGGCGGGCGTCTACCGCCGCATCAGGAAATAATTGCGACCTCACACCTTCTCATTTTTACGCAGGGCGGCTCACCAAGGGCCGCCTTTTTTATGACGCCGTCAGACAACAAGACCAAAAATGTAATTGACCGCGACGCACTTTCATCGTACCTATTACTGCACACGAAATTTTAAATGATTTTAAACAGACTCACCTTTTTTCGTCGGTAGCGCAATCGTGACATTTCGGTACATACGGCCACTCTATGTTACAAAGACTGAACAATGAAATACGCTAATTTCGTTCATCTTCATACTCACAGCCAGTATTCGCTGCTTGACGGCGCCTGTCGCCTCGACAACGTCATAGATATGGCCATCGAATACAAAATGCCCGCCCTGGCTATTACCGACCACGGCAATCTCTTCGGCGCGATCGAATTCTACAAAAAAGCCACCAAAGCCGGCCTGAAACCGATAATTGGATGTGAGGCATACGTCGCGGGCGGAAGCCGCTTCGACAAACAGCCCTCAAGCAGATTTCCCGACGGCGGCTTCCACCTGGTGTTGCTGGCCAAAGACGACACCGGATACAAAAATCTCATCAAGCTGGCGTCAGCGGCTTTCCTGGAAGGCTTCTACCACCGCCCACGAATCGATAAAGAGATTCTTCGCCTGCACACCGATGGTCTAATAGCGCTGTCCGCCTGCCTCAAAGGCGAGGTCAACTGGAATCTGATAAATGGCCGAACCGAAGAAGCCGTAGCCGCGGCGAGAGAACTCAATGACATATTCGGCAAGGGCAATTTCTATCTCGAAATACAGAATCACGGTCTCGAAAAGGAATTGACCCTGATTCCCAAGATCGACGCTATCTCGCGCGAAACCGGCATACCATTGGTGGCGACGAACGACTGCCACTATCTGCGTCAGCAGGACTATGCGGCGCACGACGCCCTGCTTTGTATTCAGACGGGGAAAGTCGTCTCGGATACCGACCGAAT harbors:
- a CDS encoding PEP-CTERM sorting domain-containing protein, giving the protein MNPTLFTSQRFSGGHEGESELSGFFQRSRSSEYHYDRQECELETTPTPEPASLILFAAGLAGAGVYRRIRK
- a CDS encoding diheme cytochrome c-553; the encoded protein is MINRLILPVAFLALAALMLMIACSGEPKQVDAYGMQNQIERGKYLVNIGGCNDCHTPKIYTDKGPVPDESRLLAGHPANGTLPDVPNNLITPEGWAAITNSDFTAWVGPWGISYAANLTPDEVTGTGAWLESSFVDAMRNGKHMGTGRAILPPMPWMNIGQLSDDDLRAIFAYLQSLKPINNMVPQPVSAEKLMSGAQPKSTM
- the recA gene encoding recombinase RecA, which encodes MASLATAPDRKKALDAALTQIERSFGKGSIMRLGDNTVLEIEVIPSGSLGLDYALGVGGIPRGRVTEIFGPESSGKTTLALHIIAEAQKLGGVAAFIDAEHALDATYAKALGVDIDNLLVSQPDTGEQALEITETLVRSSAVDIIVVDSVAALTPKSEIEGDMGDSHMGLQARLMSQALRKLTAIISKSKTAVVFINQIRMKIGVMFGNPETTTGGNALKFYSTVRLDIRRIASIKDNQEVIGSRTRVRVVKNKVAPPFRETEFDIIYGKGVSSSGELLDVAVDKGIVDKSGAWFSYGSDRLGQGRENAKRFLEDTPQVAAEVLSKVKEKLGMKYEPLAKSAVEEEA
- a CDS encoding TrkA family potassium uptake protein translates to MKRFIVIGMGNFGSTVAEELLNLDCEVTAIDSDKSRVQALHEHPRLIAILADATDRNFLEKLDIQNADSIVISTGRNSHASILMALHLSELKAKEIVVKANSQEHAKILLKVGATEAVIPERQMAVKVAHSLAQPNLVDYLPLGEDYHIAEIMAPAEFANKNLAELRLRSQYQVQVIATKNSVTNKFNFVIDGDYKIKATDILVILGKQEDINKLRA
- a CDS encoding TrkH family potassium uptake protein; translation: MELLGPNPGRHIPVFFLMAIAVGAALLSLPVSCQDGRLAIVDAVFTATSAVCITGLIVVDTAHDLSRFGQIVVLVLIQVGGLGFMTLTSVVLFSLGTRLTFREKLSVDQSLNIGISGDIAGLIKAVVMTTFLFELCGAVALLFRFWGEFSFGEACFHAVFHSVSAFCNAGFSTFSNSLENYRFDNVTILIFSALIIFGGLGFVVISDIFNRFRNRNRPLTLHSKLCLTMTAILLVAGTIAFLVAENKNFFQGAPTISNLSNAFFQAVTSRTAGFNTIPQASLAEISILITMILMFIGACPGSTAGGIKTTTFAIIAIMVYRRFTGYKNVSVFKRTISNDSVSRALTVFILAIIVILVVFVTFMYSEQTPASHKLSHGWFVENLFEVISAFGTVGLSMGVTPHLHDIGKLLIVVTMFIGRVGLLTLAFALARPSQRGEVIYREEEVMVG